In Geobacter anodireducens, a genomic segment contains:
- a CDS encoding branched chain amino acid aminotransferase, with the protein MEIRVAPLPAEQKKQKATDETALGFGRLFTDRMLVAEWKVGQGWVDARIEPYAPFSLDPACAVFHYAQEIFEGLKAYKWSDGSIALFRPEMNARRFNHSAERLCMPEVPEDLFVGGIEQLVALERDWIPASEGTSLYIRPTMIAVEPVLGVKPSDHYYFYVILSPVGAYYAAGFNPVKIMVEDTYVRAVPGGTGEAKTGGNYASSLKAGLEAKKKGFDQVLWLDGVHRRYIEEVGAMNMLFAYGKTIVTSPLTGTILNGITRDSVLKLAASRGYTIEERLIDVNDLMADIRAGKVTEAFGSGTAAVVSPVGILAYKDESVTVGDGGVGPITRELYDALTGIQTGRIPDTFGWIRKIS; encoded by the coding sequence TATTTACCGACCGGATGCTTGTTGCCGAATGGAAGGTCGGGCAGGGCTGGGTCGATGCGCGCATTGAGCCCTATGCTCCGTTTTCGCTGGATCCTGCCTGTGCGGTATTTCACTATGCCCAGGAAATTTTCGAGGGACTCAAGGCCTATAAGTGGTCCGATGGTTCCATTGCGCTTTTCCGCCCCGAAATGAATGCCCGGCGCTTCAACCATTCTGCGGAAAGGCTCTGCATGCCCGAGGTGCCGGAAGATCTCTTCGTCGGCGGCATCGAGCAACTGGTGGCACTCGAGCGTGACTGGATTCCGGCGTCTGAGGGAACCTCCCTGTATATCCGCCCCACCATGATAGCCGTGGAGCCGGTACTTGGCGTAAAGCCTTCCGACCATTACTACTTCTATGTGATTCTGTCGCCGGTGGGAGCTTACTATGCTGCGGGATTCAACCCGGTAAAGATCATGGTGGAAGACACGTATGTGCGCGCCGTGCCCGGCGGCACCGGTGAAGCCAAGACCGGCGGCAACTACGCATCGTCGCTCAAGGCCGGCCTCGAAGCGAAGAAGAAGGGATTCGACCAAGTCCTCTGGCTCGACGGCGTCCACCGCCGCTATATCGAAGAGGTGGGGGCCATGAACATGCTGTTTGCCTACGGCAAGACCATAGTCACCTCTCCTCTCACGGGCACCATTCTGAACGGCATAACCCGCGATTCGGTTCTGAAGCTGGCCGCGAGCCGCGGTTACACCATCGAAGAGCGGTTGATCGACGTGAACGATCTCATGGCCGATATCCGAGCCGGCAAGGTGACCGAGGCCTTTGGCAGCGGCACTGCCGCTGTCGTCAGCCCCGTCGGCATCCTGGCGTACAAGGACGAGAGCGTGACTGTGGGCGACGGTGGCGTCGGGCCGATCACCCGGGAACTCTATGATGCTCTCACCGGCATCCAGACGGGTCGAATCCCCGACACCTTCGGCTGGATCCGCAAGATTTCCTGA